Proteins encoded in a region of the Pocillopora verrucosa isolate sample1 chromosome 11, ASM3666991v2, whole genome shotgun sequence genome:
- the LOC131794672 gene encoding uncharacterized protein — translation MERRVDVDGEVALDFPGDGNYNHRPPHSPTLGHTQWSQFSYENQTARPQNDPGVNAKVKRKRTPLEWLKKYFFEGQALTDTQTQALQKLDPNAPWHERLIVKHRRLVGVAIPFIFYQVIWWSSAINYDFWSLFPERYFISITMIFGSMIAGMTSEGGGAVAFPVMTLAFNISPAVARDFSLMIQSCGMTAAAFTIFWMRVQLEWHSLIFCSLGGIFGMAIGLEFIDPNLTPPQKKIGFVCVWFSFAFALFLLNLYHKRKTYKIIPDFKLWKMVVLTLTGFIGGIFSAVAGSGVDICSFSMLTLLFRVSEKTATPTSVVLMAGNTVVGFYWRQVIQQAVSADAYYYLAVCVPIVVLGAPLGSVLGSHFHRQVLAGLIYVLDTVALVSAYAIVPLTKALIGVSVGIIAFGFVFFGAITYAGQKIMEGIEEEKEQLPQTQVNEEVKEKENGVINYKKERETEDIDLGKLNSGFSSTTDVSRQL, via the exons ATGGAACGGAGAGTTGATGTAGACGGGGAAGTTGCGCTTGATTTTCCAGGAGATGGAAATTACAACCACAGACCTCCACATTCCCCAACTCTTGGTCATACCCAGTGGAGCCAGTTTTCTTATGAGAACCAAACTGCACGGCCACAA aacgACCCTGGTGTGAATgcaaaagtaaagagaaaaagaaccCCATTGGAATggctcaaaaaatatttttttgaag GTCAAGCACTGACCGACACTCAAACCCAGGCTCTTCAGAAGCTTGACCCAAACGCACCATGGCACGAGAGGCTAATTGTCAAGCACCGTCGGCTGGTGGGCGTGGCTATTCCGTTCATCTTCTATCAAGTTATTTGGTGGAGTTCTGCAATTAATTATGACTTTTGGAGTCTGTTCCCTGAAAGATATTTCATTTCCATAACGATGATATTTGGCTCAATGATTGCAG GAATGACAAGTGAAGGTGGAGGCGCGGTAGCTTTTCCCGTCATGACCCTCGCTTTTAACATATCTCCAGCAGTGGCACGTGACTTCTCACTGATGATCCAGTCCTGTGGTATGACAGCAGCGGCTTTTACTATCTTCTGGATGCGCGTGCAGCTTGAGTGGCACTCCCTCATATTCTGTTCGCTCGGCGGAATCTTCGGCATGGCAATTGGTTTGGAGTTCATTGACCCAAACCTCACCCCACCTCAGAAGAAAATTGGTTTCGTTTGTGTGTGGTTCTCGTTTGCTTTTGCCTTGTTCCTTTTGAATCTCTACCACAAGCGAAAGACATACAAAATTATCCCAGATTTCAAGCTATGGAAAATGGTTGTTCTGACACTGACCGGATTCATCGGCGGAATTTTCTCTGCCGTTGCCGGCAGTGGCGTGGACATCTGCAGCTTCAGTATGCTGACTCTTCTCTTCCGGGTCAGTGAGAAAACGGCAACACCAACTTCCGTTGTACTAATGGCCGGAAACACTGTGGTCGGTTTCTATTGGCGCCAAGTCATCCAACAAGCTGTGAGTGCCGATGCGTACTACTACCTTGCAGTTTGTGTCCCGATTGTCGTGTTAGGCGCTCCCCTAGGTTCCGTGTTGGGCAGCCATTTTCATAGACAGGTCCTTGCTGGTTTGATATATGTCTTAGACACTGTGGCCCTAGTCAGTGCATACGCAATCGTCCCACTCACCAAGGCTTTAATCGGAGTTTCCGTTGGTATAATAGCTTTTGGATTCGTGTTTTTTGGTGCCATCACTTACGCTGGACAGAAGATTATGGAAGGTATTGAGGAAGAGAAGGAACAACTGCCACAAACTCAAGTCAACgaagaagtgaaagaaaaagaaaacggagttattaattacaaaaaagaaagagaaactgAAGATATTGACTTAGGAAAGCTCAACTCTGGGTTTTCTTCCACCACAGATGTCTCAAGACAGCTGTAA
- the LOC131794673 gene encoding uncharacterized protein: MELIGITEDGECSVSIDLPENEHCRSQRQPTLLPELEQAKNTSIAVETRAPLNQTRPVIKSNRKKRRTSSEWMKKYFLEGQALTSTQAQALETFDPSAPWYQRLIVKHRRLVGVAIPFIFFQVIWWSCAIKYNFWSLFPDRYFMSITMVFGSVIAGMTSEGGGSVAFPVMTLAFGIAPAVARDFSLMIQSCGMIAAAFTIFWMHVQLEWHSLTLCSLGGIFGMIIGLEFIDPNLTPPQKKIGFVCVWFAFAFALFLLNRFHKRKTYRTIPEFKLWKLIVLLLTGFIGGGFSAIAGSGVDVCSFSVLTLLFRVSEKTATPTSVILMAGNTVVGFYWRQVIQQAVSAEAYYYLAVCVPIVVLGAPVGSVIGSHFHRQILASLNYILDTVALITAYAIVPLTKALIVASVGIIALGFLFFGLIAYAGQRIMEGVENRKEQLL; encoded by the exons ATGGAATTGATAGGTATCACAGAAGATGGAGAGTGTAGTGTGTCAATTGATTTGCCTGAAAATGAACACTGCCGCTCTCAGAGACAACCAACACTTTTACCTGAACTTGAACAAGCAAAGAATACCTCAATTGCCGTAGAAACCCGAGCACCACTTAACCAA ACCAGACCTGTcataaaatcaaacagaaagaaacgaagaaCTTCAAGTGAATGgatgaagaaatatttcttggaaG GTCAAGCTTTGACTTCTACCCAGGCCCAGGCCCTTGAAACATTCGATCCGAGCGCGCCATGGTACCAGAGGCTCATTGTAAAACACCGCCGGCTGGTGGGTGTGGCAATTCCATTTATCTTCTTTCAAGTCATTTGGTGGAGTTGTGCCATCAAGTACAACTTCTGGAGTCTGTTTCCTGACAGATATTTCATGTCAATAACGATGGTTTTCGGTTCCGTGATTGCAG GAATGACAAGTGAAGGCGGAGGCTCAGTCGCTTTTCCCGTTATGACCCTCGCTTTTGGTATAGCACCAGCAGTAGCACGTGATTTCTCACTGATGATCCAGTCCTGCGGTATGATAGCTGCGGCTTTTACCATCTTCTGGATGCACGTGCAGCTAGAATGGCACTCCTTAACACTTTGCTCCCTTGGAGGAATTTTTGGCATGATTATTGGCTTGGAGTTCATCGACCCTAACCTCACCCCTCCCCAGAAGAAAATTGGATTTGTATGTGTGTGGTTTGCATTCGCTTTTGCTCTGTTTCTGTTGAATCGCTTTCATAAGCGGAAAACATACAGGACTATCCCAGAATTTAAATTATGGAAGCTCATTGTACTTCTATTAACTGGATTCATCGGTGGAGGCTTCTCAGCAATCGCCGGGAGTGGCGTGGACGTCTGTAGCTTCAGTGTTCTAACGCTCCTCTTCCGAGTAAGCGAGAAGACTGCTACACCAACGTCCGTCATCTTGATGGCAGGAAACACTGTGGTGGGCTTCTACTGGCGTCAGGTCATCCAACAAGCTGTGAGTGCTGAGGCGTATTATTACCTGGCAGTTTGTGTGCCAATTGTTGTGTTGGGTGCTCCAGTGGGATCAGTGATTGGGAGCCATTTTCATCGTCAGATTCTAGCAAGCTTGAATTATATTTTAGACACTGTTGCTCTTATTACCGCGTATGCAATTGTGCCTCTCACGAAAGCTTTGATTGTGGCCTCTGTGGGTATCATAGCTCTTGGGTTTCTCTTCTTTGGGTTGATAGCTTATGCTGGACAAAGAATAATGGAAGGAGTTGAAAACAGGAAAGAACAACTTTTATAA